A DNA window from Streptomyces sp. CA-278952 contains the following coding sequences:
- a CDS encoding alpha-glucosidase, which translates to MPEIEASPADAWWSEAVVYQIYPRSFADSNADGIGDLQGIIERLDYLAQLGVDVLWLSPVYPSPHDDNGYDISDYQEIDPLFGTLADFDRLLNAVHERGMKLVMDLVVNHTSDEHPWFTASRDEGPQGSKRDWYIWRPARDGKEPGTPGAEPNNWGSFFSGSTWTYDEKSGEYYLHLFSRKQPDLNWENPDLRQAVYTMMRWWLERGVDGFRMDVINLISKTPGLPDGIVHEGALHGDGSPHYICGPRIHEYLAEMHREVFEGHPRRLLTVGEMPGVTVEDAKLFTDPARREIDMVFQFEHVGLDQGPGGKFDVRPLRLTDLKASLGRWQTGLGETGWNSLYWNNHDQPRAVSRFGDDSPVYRDRSAKLLATVLHLHRGTPYVYQGEELAMANTRFTSIDDFRDIESLNYHGEQTAHGVDEEQVLAGLRHRSRDNARTPMQWDTSQHAGFTAGTPWIAVNPDHTHTNAKAQLADPDSVFHYYRRLIALRHTEPALTHGDFHMLHPDHEQLYAFTRHDAASGTELLVLANFGPDDLTVDLPDGWEHSETLIANVPATTQLSAPHTLQPWEARVHRRNA; encoded by the coding sequence GTGCCCGAAATCGAAGCCAGTCCCGCCGACGCCTGGTGGAGCGAAGCGGTGGTCTACCAGATCTACCCCCGCAGCTTCGCCGACTCGAACGCGGACGGCATCGGCGACCTGCAAGGCATCATCGAACGGCTCGACTACCTTGCCCAGCTCGGCGTCGACGTCCTGTGGCTGTCCCCCGTCTACCCCTCCCCGCACGACGACAACGGGTACGACATCAGCGACTACCAGGAAATCGACCCGCTCTTCGGAACCCTCGCCGACTTCGACCGGCTCCTGAACGCCGTCCACGAGCGCGGCATGAAGCTCGTCATGGACCTGGTCGTCAACCACACCTCCGACGAACACCCCTGGTTCACCGCCTCCCGCGACGAAGGCCCCCAGGGCAGCAAGCGCGACTGGTACATCTGGCGCCCCGCCCGCGACGGCAAGGAGCCGGGCACCCCGGGCGCGGAACCCAACAACTGGGGCTCCTTCTTCTCCGGTTCCACCTGGACCTACGACGAGAAGAGCGGCGAGTACTACCTGCACTTGTTCTCCCGCAAACAGCCCGACCTCAACTGGGAGAACCCCGACCTTCGCCAGGCGGTCTACACCATGATGCGCTGGTGGCTGGAGCGGGGCGTCGACGGCTTCCGCATGGACGTCATCAACCTCATCTCCAAGACTCCCGGCCTTCCCGACGGCATCGTCCACGAGGGCGCCCTGCACGGGGACGGCAGCCCCCATTACATCTGCGGCCCCCGCATCCACGAGTACCTGGCGGAAATGCACCGCGAGGTCTTCGAAGGCCACCCGCGCCGACTTCTCACCGTCGGCGAGATGCCCGGGGTCACCGTCGAGGACGCCAAGCTCTTCACCGACCCCGCCCGCCGGGAAATCGACATGGTCTTCCAGTTCGAGCACGTCGGCCTCGACCAGGGCCCTGGCGGCAAGTTCGACGTCCGCCCGCTCAGGCTGACCGACCTCAAGGCCAGCCTCGGCCGCTGGCAGACCGGCCTCGGCGAGACCGGCTGGAACAGCCTGTACTGGAACAACCACGACCAGCCCCGCGCCGTCTCCCGCTTCGGCGACGACAGCCCCGTCTACCGCGATCGCTCCGCGAAGCTCCTCGCCACCGTGCTCCACCTGCACCGCGGCACCCCTTACGTGTACCAGGGCGAAGAGCTCGCCATGGCCAACACCCGTTTCACCTCCATCGATGACTTCCGCGACATCGAGTCCCTCAACTACCACGGCGAGCAGACCGCCCACGGTGTCGACGAGGAACAGGTCCTGGCAGGGCTGCGCCACCGCAGCCGGGACAACGCCCGCACCCCCATGCAGTGGGACACCTCCCAGCACGCCGGCTTCACGGCCGGCACCCCGTGGATCGCGGTGAACCCCGACCACACCCATACCAACGCCAAGGCGCAGCTCGCCGACCCCGACTCCGTCTTCCACTACTACCGCCGCCTGATCGCCCTGCGGCACACCGAGCCCGCCCTCACCCACGGCGACTTCCACATGCTGCACCCCGACCACGAACAGCTCTACGCCTTCACCCGCCATGACGCGGCCTCCGGCACCGAACTGCTCGTCCTCGCGAACTTCGGACCGGACGACCTCACCGTCGACCTGCCCGACGGCTGGGAACACAGCGAGACGCTCATCGCCAACGTTCCCGCCACCACCCAGCTCAGCGCCCCGCACACCCTGCAGCCCTGGGAAGCCCGCGTCCACCGCCGCAACGCCTGA
- a CDS encoding family 49 glycosyl hydrolase, producing the protein MPAGRLRRLNPLAAIAAGLALALAGAVVPASTPASAAPAPAGQLVPASALLAPPAAGAAGDTADNEQLQTWWHDNHEFNTSSPVGGDKVRRSSFYDVKVATAAAPTTKYDSFAYMSIPRSGKGKIGYTKEDGAEFSASANLTMSWSSFQYTADTWVDVSLRTDQSISSADQVKIKPSSLNFDKELVNSKTIRIKVPYSNKGYRFSVEFDPQLYTAYNDMSGPANDAGKLTTSGGGNNRAIHTEPRNSMMIFAEPTPTGAEKDRLIPTAASGSIHYPEPGQVTNLNNIDKEIIYFRPGTYTMGSKYHAVLPPNVKWVYLAPGAYVKGAFRFFHDNQSLYKVTGYGVLSGEQYVYEADTKNNYDHLNGASNCHDSCVKMLQFQSADAQQYLDLQGVTINEPPYHSFVVYGNEQTFQMRVDNYKQVGSWYWQTDGIELYRGSTMKNTFFNANDDVLKMYHSDVTIDNTVIWKNENGPVIQWGWTPRNIDNVRVTNTHVIHNRMYWKDVKYNTCILNSSSHWEDMGSTTKGDPATRVKNMTFENITVEGQTNCAIRVFALSSTENIHVKNLKIDSWNGLDPSSQVSLLKRHSNATGQKVALGNETTQSKGLKLENYTVGGTVINKSGTNWGAEQPGRIGFDAENWDNWNAWGPGGGNPDPGPDPDPGTGTGSGQIVNGGNAKCIDRAGAGTANGTAIQQWSCANTASMTWTLDGQQLKSGGKCLDVDGGATANGTKAHLWDCGGWDSQKWAFQANGTLKNLKSGRCLDVEGQSTANGARLHLWDCSTWASQKFNLTA; encoded by the coding sequence ATGCCCGCAGGAAGACTGCGAAGGCTCAACCCGCTGGCGGCCATCGCCGCCGGCCTGGCCCTGGCGCTCGCCGGAGCCGTCGTACCCGCCAGCACCCCGGCCTCGGCCGCCCCCGCTCCGGCAGGACAGCTCGTGCCCGCGTCCGCCCTGCTCGCGCCGCCGGCAGCGGGAGCGGCGGGCGACACCGCCGACAACGAGCAGTTGCAGACCTGGTGGCACGACAACCACGAGTTCAACACCAGCAGCCCGGTGGGCGGCGACAAGGTGCGGCGGTCCTCCTTCTACGACGTGAAGGTCGCCACGGCCGCGGCGCCGACCACGAAGTACGACTCGTTCGCCTACATGAGCATCCCCCGCAGCGGCAAGGGGAAGATCGGCTACACCAAGGAGGACGGCGCGGAGTTCTCCGCCTCGGCGAACCTCACCATGAGCTGGTCCTCCTTCCAGTACACGGCCGACACGTGGGTCGACGTGTCGCTGCGCACCGACCAGAGCATCTCCTCGGCCGACCAGGTCAAGATCAAGCCGAGCAGCCTGAACTTCGACAAGGAGCTCGTCAACAGCAAGACCATCCGGATCAAGGTGCCCTACAGCAACAAGGGCTACCGGTTCTCGGTCGAGTTCGACCCGCAGCTCTACACGGCCTACAACGACATGTCCGGCCCGGCCAACGACGCCGGCAAGCTGACCACCAGCGGCGGCGGCAACAACCGGGCCATCCACACCGAACCGCGCAACTCAATGATGATCTTCGCCGAGCCGACGCCGACCGGCGCGGAGAAGGACCGGCTGATCCCCACCGCCGCGTCGGGAAGCATCCACTACCCCGAGCCCGGCCAGGTCACCAACCTGAACAACATCGACAAGGAGATCATCTACTTCCGGCCCGGCACCTACACCATGGGCTCGAAGTACCACGCCGTGCTCCCGCCCAACGTCAAGTGGGTCTACCTCGCCCCCGGCGCCTACGTGAAGGGAGCCTTCCGCTTCTTCCACGACAATCAGAGCCTGTACAAGGTCACCGGGTACGGGGTGCTCTCCGGTGAGCAGTACGTCTACGAGGCGGACACCAAGAACAACTACGACCACCTCAACGGGGCGTCGAACTGCCACGACTCCTGCGTGAAGATGCTCCAGTTCCAGTCCGCTGACGCCCAGCAGTACCTCGACCTGCAGGGCGTGACCATCAACGAACCGCCCTACCACTCGTTCGTCGTCTACGGCAACGAGCAGACCTTCCAGATGCGTGTCGACAACTACAAGCAGGTCGGCTCCTGGTACTGGCAGACCGACGGCATCGAGCTCTACCGCGGCAGCACCATGAAGAACACGTTCTTCAACGCCAACGACGACGTCCTGAAGATGTACCACAGCGACGTCACCATCGATAACACCGTCATCTGGAAGAACGAGAACGGCCCCGTCATCCAGTGGGGCTGGACCCCCCGCAACATCGACAACGTCCGGGTGACCAACACCCACGTCATCCACAACCGGATGTACTGGAAGGACGTCAAGTACAACACCTGCATCCTCAACTCCTCCTCCCACTGGGAGGACATGGGGTCCACTACCAAGGGCGATCCCGCCACCCGGGTCAAGAACATGACCTTCGAGAACATCACCGTCGAGGGCCAGACCAACTGCGCGATCCGCGTGTTCGCCCTCTCCAGCACCGAGAACATCCACGTCAAGAACCTGAAGATCGACAGCTGGAACGGCCTCGACCCGAGCAGCCAGGTCAGCCTGCTCAAGCGCCACTCCAACGCCACCGGCCAGAAGGTCGCCCTGGGGAACGAGACGACCCAGAGCAAGGGCCTCAAGCTCGAGAACTACACCGTCGGCGGCACCGTCATCAACAAGTCCGGCACCAACTGGGGCGCGGAACAGCCCGGCCGCATCGGCTTCGACGCCGAGAACTGGGACAACTGGAACGCCTGGGGCCCCGGCGGCGGCAATCCCGACCCGGGTCCCGACCCTGACCCGGGCACGGGCACGGGTTCCGGTCAGATCGTCAACGGCGGCAACGCCAAGTGCATCGACCGCGCCGGAGCCGGCACGGCCAACGGCACCGCGATCCAGCAGTGGTCCTGCGCGAACACCGCATCGATGACGTGGACGCTGGACGGCCAGCAGCTCAAGTCCGGAGGCAAGTGCCTGGACGTCGACGGCGGCGCCACCGCCAACGGCACCAAGGCGCACCTGTGGGACTGCGGCGGCTGGGACAGCCAGAAGTGGGCCTTCCAGGCCAACGGCACGCTGAAGAACCTCAAGTCCGGCCGCTGCCTGGACGTCGAGGGCCAGAGCACGGCCAACGGAGCCCGCCTCCACCTGTGGGACTGCAGCACCTGGGCCAGCCAGAAGTTCAACCTCACCGCCTAG
- a CDS encoding ABC transporter ATP-binding protein: MGSTITLHDLAKTYPNGQRAVRQVSLSVEDGEFLVLLGPSGCGKSTLLRMIAGLETISGGQLHLDGEIANDLQPSERDIAMIFQSFALYPNMTTAQNIGFPLAVQKQDHNQVSARVQSVAQMLGIDHLLDQIPGRLSGGERQRVAMGRAMVRRPSVFLMDEPLSSLDTRLRTRLRTEMLAVTRSTGATTIYVTHDQAEAMALGDRVAVMRDGILQQIDTPRNLYALPANAFVAAFVGTPRINLLRGTVYAPADGVMALNFGAQKITLSYPLTHDHQMLRVAQGQPLLIGLRPEAIRIADKTHATTFERAVTGVVEHTEFQGHEALLHLSLGGQRADVPAPLPDHAPHNPVRGSAADLLRLLRRRTGLFDRRPAVSGDIQPPPQSPARKGIGELVIRAEPGASHRRGQHIPLLIDVRNLLIFDERGGRVSPDPTQVPEL, translated from the coding sequence GTGGGCAGCACCATCACCCTTCACGACCTCGCCAAGACCTACCCCAACGGGCAGAGGGCCGTGCGCCAGGTCTCCCTGTCCGTCGAGGACGGCGAGTTCCTCGTCCTTCTCGGCCCCTCCGGATGCGGCAAGTCCACCCTGCTGCGCATGATCGCCGGCCTGGAAACGATCAGCGGGGGCCAGCTGCACCTCGACGGAGAGATCGCCAACGACCTCCAGCCCAGCGAACGCGACATCGCGATGATCTTCCAGAGCTTCGCGCTCTACCCCAATATGACCACCGCGCAGAACATCGGATTTCCCCTCGCGGTCCAGAAGCAGGACCACAACCAGGTGAGTGCCCGCGTGCAGTCCGTCGCCCAGATGCTGGGCATCGACCACCTCCTGGACCAGATCCCCGGCCGGCTCTCCGGCGGAGAGCGCCAGCGCGTCGCCATGGGCCGCGCCATGGTCCGCCGCCCCTCGGTCTTCCTGATGGACGAGCCGCTCTCCAGCCTCGATACCCGACTGCGCACCCGCCTGCGCACCGAAATGCTCGCGGTCACCCGCAGCACCGGGGCCACGACCATCTACGTCACCCACGACCAGGCCGAAGCCATGGCACTCGGCGACCGGGTGGCAGTCATGCGCGACGGGATCCTCCAGCAGATCGACACCCCCCGCAACCTCTACGCGCTGCCCGCCAACGCCTTCGTCGCCGCCTTCGTCGGCACCCCGAGGATCAACCTGCTGCGCGGCACCGTGTACGCCCCCGCCGACGGCGTCATGGCACTCAACTTCGGGGCCCAGAAAATCACCCTGTCGTACCCCCTCACCCATGACCACCAGATGCTCCGCGTCGCCCAGGGACAGCCGCTCCTCATCGGCCTGCGTCCCGAAGCCATCCGCATAGCCGACAAGACACACGCCACCACCTTCGAACGAGCCGTGACGGGAGTTGTCGAGCACACCGAGTTCCAAGGTCACGAAGCGCTGCTCCATCTCTCACTCGGCGGACAACGGGCCGACGTACCGGCCCCGCTCCCCGACCACGCCCCACACAATCCGGTCCGCGGAAGCGCCGCCGACCTCCTGCGGCTCCTCCGCCGCCGCACCGGACTCTTCGACCGCCGCCCCGCAGTATCCGGCGACATCCAGCCTCCGCCGCAGTCCCCTGCTCGCAAAGGCATCGGAGAACTCGTCATACGCGCTGAACCGGGTGCCAGCCATCGAAGGGGTCAGCACATCCCCCTTCTCATCGACGTACGGAACCTGCTGATCTTCGATGAACGAGGCGGACGCGTCAGCCCCGACCCGACTCAGGTACCCGAGCTATGA
- a CDS encoding carbohydrate ABC transporter permease, producing the protein MKTTRHPRPTGYAVFLAPGLLLSLLFLVVPLVMTFSYSLTQWQGVGEPTWIGFDNYTRLFSDADFWASFRNIAFVIVGIAVVPTLLGLFLAALLFDYIGKKHGDGFVSLFRSGLYLPQVIPVAVTGLMWGWILAPEGAVNSVLETIGLNSLAQNWLGDPDLALWMVLAVLVWMQLGYPLVLFLSGLQRIDPELYEAASLDGATWWQRFTRITVPILRPEVYVVLVTTTIAGLKVFAQIFVLTGGGPGNSTLVPAYFAYQNFFERADVGYGSAISSTITLLVLIIAGTMLTRQAREDG; encoded by the coding sequence GTGAAAACCACACGTCACCCGCGGCCCACGGGGTACGCCGTCTTCCTCGCCCCCGGCCTGCTGCTGAGCCTGCTCTTCCTCGTCGTCCCGCTGGTGATGACCTTCTCCTACAGCCTCACCCAGTGGCAGGGCGTCGGAGAGCCCACCTGGATCGGCTTCGACAACTACACCCGCCTGTTCAGCGACGCCGACTTCTGGGCCTCGTTCCGCAACATCGCCTTCGTCATCGTCGGCATCGCCGTCGTCCCCACCCTGCTCGGGCTCTTTCTCGCCGCGCTGCTTTTCGACTACATCGGCAAGAAGCACGGAGACGGCTTCGTCAGCCTCTTCCGCTCCGGCCTCTACCTCCCCCAGGTCATCCCCGTCGCCGTCACCGGCCTGATGTGGGGCTGGATCCTCGCCCCCGAAGGCGCCGTCAACAGCGTCCTCGAAACGATCGGCCTGAACTCCCTGGCCCAGAACTGGCTCGGAGACCCCGACCTCGCCCTGTGGATGGTCCTCGCCGTCCTCGTCTGGATGCAGCTCGGCTACCCCCTCGTCCTGTTCCTCTCCGGACTCCAGCGCATCGACCCCGAACTCTACGAAGCCGCCTCCCTCGACGGAGCCACCTGGTGGCAGCGCTTCACCCGTATCACCGTGCCCATCCTGCGGCCCGAGGTCTACGTCGTACTCGTCACCACCACCATCGCCGGCCTGAAGGTCTTCGCCCAGATCTTCGTCCTCACCGGCGGCGGCCCCGGTAACTCGACCCTCGTCCCCGCGTACTTCGCCTACCAGAACTTCTTCGAGCGTGCCGACGTCGGATACGGCTCCGCGATCTCCAGCACCATCACCCTGCTCGTGCTGATCATCGCCGGAACGATGCTCACCCGCCAGGCCCGCGAGGACGGATGA
- a CDS encoding ROK family transcriptional regulator, with product MSPSKIRFSELVSEQTRAEIFATVLTAGPISRTQLAQRLGLVPSSVTRMLPPLLEHDYLRESDAVPQGRGRPQKMLHVNPDKHVVVGMKIGPGQVSGVVTDMAANVLARDEEPLADCTPHTALSAAASLTGRLLAQAPEAADRVLGLGVGVSGHVDSAAGICRYSALLDWNKVDVATPLREATGLSVVVNNDVNTLVVAERWFGEGRDIDSFAVVTVGPGIGCGLLLDGALFSGATGLAGELGHLPLDPAGPMCSCGRRGCLEALAGDRAILRHLADGGFPCDTITDAVDLARGEAGAARTVARSAFAEAGTALGKGMAGMCNLLNLQKIIIAGEGAVAYDLFGPHMNAAMEAQAFSTAATDCDIHVDPARHDLWARGAACLVIRDTVGAAIS from the coding sequence ATGAGCCCGTCCAAGATCCGATTCTCGGAGCTTGTCAGTGAGCAGACCCGGGCGGAGATCTTCGCGACCGTGCTCACCGCAGGACCCATCTCGCGTACCCAGCTCGCCCAGCGCCTGGGCCTGGTGCCCTCCTCTGTCACCCGCATGCTGCCGCCGCTGCTCGAGCACGACTACCTGCGCGAGAGCGACGCCGTCCCGCAGGGGCGGGGGCGGCCGCAGAAGATGCTGCACGTCAACCCCGACAAGCACGTGGTGGTCGGCATGAAGATCGGCCCCGGGCAGGTCTCCGGAGTCGTGACCGACATGGCGGCCAACGTCCTGGCCCGGGACGAGGAACCCCTCGCCGACTGCACCCCCCATACCGCCCTGTCCGCCGCCGCCTCCCTGACCGGCAGGCTTCTCGCACAGGCGCCCGAAGCGGCGGACAGGGTGCTCGGCCTAGGCGTCGGCGTCAGCGGCCACGTCGACTCGGCAGCCGGAATCTGCCGCTACTCGGCCCTGCTCGACTGGAACAAGGTCGACGTGGCCACCCCCCTGCGGGAAGCGACCGGGCTGTCGGTGGTCGTCAACAACGACGTCAACACCCTGGTCGTCGCCGAACGCTGGTTCGGCGAAGGCCGCGACATCGACTCCTTCGCCGTGGTCACCGTCGGCCCCGGCATCGGCTGCGGCCTGCTCCTGGACGGCGCCCTCTTCTCCGGCGCCACCGGACTCGCCGGCGAACTCGGCCACCTGCCCCTGGACCCCGCCGGTCCCATGTGCAGCTGCGGCCGGCGCGGCTGCCTGGAGGCTCTGGCGGGCGACCGCGCCATCCTGCGCCACCTCGCAGACGGCGGATTCCCCTGCGACACGATCACCGACGCCGTCGACCTCGCGCGAGGCGAAGCCGGAGCGGCCCGCACCGTCGCCCGCTCCGCATTCGCCGAAGCCGGCACAGCCCTCGGCAAAGGCATGGCCGGCATGTGCAACCTGCTCAACCTGCAGAAAATCATCATCGCCGGCGAAGGTGCGGTCGCCTACGACCTGTTCGGCCCGCACATGAACGCGGCGATGGAAGCCCAGGCGTTCTCCACTGCGGCCACCGACTGCGACATCCACGTCGACCCCGCCCGCCACGACCTCTGGGCCCGGGGCGCCGCCTGCCTCGTCATCCGCGACACCGTGGGCGCGGCCATCTCCTGA
- a CDS encoding DoxX family protein, with the protein MTSTSPRRHPAEIPGPTDRAPAPQPSPQQSLRSRLAPRAHRYTRISPTVLRVCIGLIFCWFGVLKFFPGASTAEGFAIGAMTEMTLGLMPAPVCLLLLAVLETGIGLALLTGFLLRWALAVFFLHMAGVFLSLLVLPDAAWHAAAVPTLEGQYVIKNIVLVAACLHIAADELTP; encoded by the coding sequence ATGACCAGCACTTCCCCCCGCCGCCACCCCGCCGAAATCCCTGGCCCCACCGACCGGGCACCCGCCCCGCAGCCGAGCCCGCAGCAGTCCCTGCGAAGCCGTCTCGCACCCCGCGCACACCGCTACACGCGGATCAGCCCCACCGTTCTGCGCGTCTGCATCGGCCTGATCTTCTGTTGGTTCGGCGTTCTGAAGTTCTTCCCCGGAGCGAGCACGGCCGAGGGCTTCGCCATCGGGGCCATGACCGAGATGACCCTGGGGCTCATGCCCGCCCCGGTCTGCCTGCTCCTGCTCGCGGTCCTGGAGACGGGCATCGGACTCGCGCTCCTGACCGGCTTCCTGCTCCGCTGGGCCCTGGCAGTGTTCTTCCTTCACATGGCCGGGGTCTTCCTCTCCCTGCTCGTACTGCCGGACGCCGCCTGGCACGCCGCGGCTGTTCCCACCCTCGAAGGCCAGTACGTCATCAAGAACATCGTCCTGGTCGCCGCCTGCCTCCACATCGCCGCCGACGAACTCACCCCCTGA
- a CDS encoding DoxX family protein, with product MPHMPSARSEQAVLSLFRIVTGLLFACHGAATLFGVLGGPHGQAPSAGQWPSWWAAVIQLAGGALVLIGLGTRPAALLCSGSMAYAYFVHHQGDGLFPLQNGGESAALFCWAFLLIAALGPGQWSLTALLNRPARRREEVSTHPSNA from the coding sequence ATGCCGCACATGCCATCAGCCAGGTCTGAACAGGCCGTCCTGAGCCTCTTCCGCATCGTGACCGGTCTGCTCTTCGCCTGCCACGGAGCGGCCACCCTCTTCGGCGTCCTGGGCGGCCCGCACGGACAGGCACCCAGCGCCGGGCAGTGGCCCAGCTGGTGGGCTGCCGTAATCCAGCTGGCCGGCGGAGCACTCGTGCTGATCGGGCTCGGCACCCGCCCGGCAGCTCTGCTGTGCTCCGGGTCCATGGCCTACGCCTACTTCGTCCACCACCAGGGCGACGGACTGTTCCCGCTGCAGAACGGCGGGGAGAGCGCCGCGCTGTTCTGCTGGGCCTTCCTGCTCATCGCCGCCCTCGGCCCCGGCCAGTGGTCCCTGACCGCTCTGCTGAACCGGCCCGCGCGCCGACGAGAGGAGGTGAGCACCCACCCGAGCAACGCCTGA
- a CDS encoding ABC transporter substrate-binding protein produces MTTMRFRATRHTTRRALLAMSALALVAPLAACGGGSDAAEGDGKTLRLWHYEQEDGALSNAWDAAIAEFKKTHPDVKVVFERKTFEQIQQNAGMILNSDKAPDVMEYNKGNATTGLLAKQGLLTDLTAAAKERGWDRKISESASVTARYDANGEMGGDKWYGVPNYGEFVLAYYNDDLFKKHNITKPTDLQSFEAALADFKAAGITPLANAGNDHPAGHWLYLLALAEANDAWVDNYQLYKGKVDFHGPEWTYAVETYKDWLDKGYFEKKDVGLKGSDMTEQFVSQKRPIMVGGNWWFGGLTTDITDFSWSTAAYPGSKKTLGSGGNHWVVPTKAKNKELAEDFIDITMSDRIQKILGEEGNVPLAVKPDSIENPKSRELITAFNTYQDGKGLAFYPDWPAPGYYDTWMGATQNLMNGGKPHAVLDELQAPYEKYTASRR; encoded by the coding sequence ATGACGACCATGCGCTTCCGTGCCACACGCCACACCACACGACGAGCCCTGCTCGCGATGTCAGCCCTGGCGCTCGTCGCCCCCCTCGCCGCATGCGGTGGCGGCTCCGACGCTGCCGAGGGAGACGGCAAAACCCTGCGCCTGTGGCACTACGAGCAGGAGGACGGCGCCCTCAGCAACGCCTGGGACGCGGCCATCGCCGAGTTCAAGAAGACCCACCCCGACGTGAAGGTCGTCTTCGAGCGCAAGACGTTCGAGCAGATCCAGCAGAACGCGGGCATGATCCTCAACTCCGACAAGGCTCCCGACGTCATGGAGTACAACAAGGGCAACGCCACCACCGGCCTGCTCGCCAAGCAGGGGCTGCTCACCGATCTGACCGCCGCCGCGAAGGAACGCGGCTGGGACAGAAAGATCAGCGAGAGCGCCTCCGTCACCGCCCGCTACGACGCCAACGGCGAAATGGGCGGCGACAAGTGGTACGGAGTCCCCAACTACGGCGAGTTCGTCCTGGCGTACTACAACGACGACCTCTTCAAGAAGCACAACATCACCAAGCCCACCGACCTCCAGAGCTTCGAGGCGGCCCTGGCCGACTTCAAGGCCGCGGGGATAACCCCGCTCGCCAACGCCGGCAACGACCACCCCGCCGGCCACTGGCTCTACCTCCTGGCCCTGGCCGAGGCGAATGACGCCTGGGTCGACAATTACCAGCTCTACAAGGGCAAGGTCGACTTCCACGGCCCGGAGTGGACCTACGCGGTCGAGACCTACAAGGACTGGCTCGACAAGGGCTACTTCGAGAAGAAGGACGTCGGCCTCAAGGGCAGCGACATGACCGAGCAGTTCGTCTCGCAGAAGCGTCCGATCATGGTCGGCGGCAACTGGTGGTTCGGCGGCCTGACCACCGACATCACCGACTTCTCCTGGTCCACCGCCGCCTACCCCGGCAGCAAGAAGACCCTCGGCTCCGGCGGCAACCACTGGGTCGTGCCCACCAAGGCGAAGAACAAGGAACTCGCCGAGGACTTCATCGACATCACCATGTCGGACAGGATCCAGAAGATCCTCGGCGAAGAGGGCAACGTCCCGCTCGCCGTGAAGCCGGACTCCATCGAGAACCCGAAGTCCCGCGAGCTCATCACCGCGTTCAACACCTACCAGGACGGCAAGGGGCTCGCCTTCTACCCGGACTGGCCGGCACCCGGCTACTACGACACCTGGATGGGCGCCACCCAGAACCTCATGAACGGCGGCAAGCCCCACGCCGTGCTCGACGAGCTCCAGGCCCCCTACGAGAAGTACACCGCCTCGCGGCGCTGA
- a CDS encoding lytic polysaccharide monooxygenase auxiliary activity family 9 protein produces MHRIPATLSRVVALSSAVLATALLGVIQAPAASAHGTVITPETRNYGCLQRWGYTEPNESQDPMCYRTYHENANAIGAWKAVYANNTGDNYKQVIANGEICSAGGQGETNYRPLDRPGPWKMTDIGSDFTVDIYDEARHGADWLEVYVTKQGFNPEYQLIGWDDLELVKKTGRYPYQPHYVTDVSTTGYSGRHVVVTVWKASHMDQKYFLCSDVNFS; encoded by the coding sequence ATGCACCGCATACCCGCAACGCTGTCGCGCGTCGTCGCGCTGAGCTCCGCCGTACTGGCCACCGCCCTCCTCGGCGTCATCCAGGCGCCGGCGGCCTCCGCACACGGCACCGTCATCACCCCCGAGACCCGCAACTACGGCTGCCTGCAGCGCTGGGGCTACACCGAGCCCAACGAGTCCCAGGACCCCATGTGCTACCGGACCTACCACGAGAACGCGAACGCCATCGGCGCGTGGAAGGCCGTCTACGCCAACAACACCGGCGACAACTACAAGCAGGTCATCGCCAACGGCGAGATCTGCAGCGCCGGCGGCCAGGGCGAGACGAACTACCGGCCCCTCGACCGCCCGGGCCCGTGGAAGATGACCGACATCGGCTCCGACTTCACCGTCGACATCTACGACGAGGCCCGACACGGCGCGGACTGGCTCGAGGTCTACGTCACCAAGCAGGGCTTCAACCCGGAGTACCAGCTGATCGGGTGGGACGACCTCGAACTGGTGAAGAAGACCGGCAGGTACCCCTACCAGCCGCACTACGTCACGGACGTCAGCACCACCGGCTACAGCGGACGCCACGTCGTGGTGACCGTCTGGAAGGCATCGCACATGGACCAGAAGTACTTCCTGTGCAGCGACGTCAACTTCAGCTGA